The window TCGAAGCGTCGTACTCAGATTGAGCACGTTCTCGGATGTTGCGCGGAGTGCGTCGAAATTCGCGCTTCGGTAATCGTTTGTTTGTGATGCGTGATGACAGAACAGATTGAAGTGCCCCTGCGCCGCGACATCGAGGAAGCGTGCGGAACCGAAGGAACAATCGTGTACGACTTCAGCAACCTTGCTGAGTTTCGACACTCGCTGGCCACGAAGTCCCGAATAGTTGCTTGAGCGGAGAGGGGCGGTGACGCTGTGACCCCTTTCAGCCAGTGCTTTGGCAAACCAAAGCCCTGTGAAGGAACTAGCTCCAGTCAGCAGAATTCTCACGTCAGCCCCCGAAGCAGCTCCGTTCCGTGAAAGGTTGGACTGAAATCCGGCCAAGCCCTATCTTTCGAAGAAACTTCGACGGGCGTGTTGGGCCATTCAATATTGAAGCGAGGGTCATCAAATCGGATGCCCCGCTCCTGTTCCGGTCCATAAAATTCGCTCACCATATAGAATGCTTCGGTATCATCCGAAAGCGTCAGGAAACCGTGTGCGAAGCCTTTCGGCACCAAGAGCATCAGGCGGTTTTCGGCGGTCAGCTCGATGCCGAACCATTTTCCGAAAGTCGGAGAATCCGGTCTGATGTCGATGATCGCATCGTACAGTGCTCCGCGTACGCAGCGGACCACCTTGATTTCGGCGGCCGGCGGCAATTGATAATGCATGCCACGGAGCGTGCCGGCCTTCGCGCTGAGCGAATTGTTGATCTGAACGGCTGACATTGGAGCGCCCGCCGCATCGAATTCCTTCTGGCAGAAGAGCCGGGCGAAGAAGCCGCGATCGTCTCCGCGCTTGTCCAGTTCGATCGTGTAGGCGCCGAGTAGAGAGGTCTTGTGGAATTTCATGCGTCTCTCGAAGTCATTGCCAAAAGAGGTCGGCAGTAAGTCGTTCGTTTGCAATGTGCCCCTTCAGGGTACGAAGCCGCATCAAAGCGGAATCTCTGAAATCCCTGTCTGAAAAGTTCATCGTAGCGAGACCAGTGCAAAGATTTCGGACGGATTGTGCGATGGGCGTGGCGGGCACATGCGAAGGAGCAAGCTTCGCGAATAACGAGAAGTCCACCTGATAGGATCGTTTGTCGGGCGGTGCGTCCCGGTTGATGCTGACCTTAGTACCGGGCAATTCGGCTGCGACAACTTCCGCAAGCTCCTTCACTTGATAGTTGCCATTCGTGCTTCCCACGTTGACGAGGAGTACGTCGCCACCATTATCCGCGCATCTGCTAATGGCCCATTCGATGGCGCGTGCCATATCGGACACATCAATGAGCGGACGCCACGGCGATCCATCGCTCAGGACGGATATTTCCTTAGAGGCAAGTGCGTTTGCGACGAAGTCATTGAGCACGAGGTCCAGGCGAAGTCGGTCTGACATTCCACAGGCCGTGGCAAAACGCAGGCAGGTTACCGTCATGTTGCCGGCATTGTGGGACCGCAGCGCATTTTCCATCGCGACTTTGGATCGAGCATAGGCCGTGAGCGGATTGAGCGGGTCGCCTTCCCGACGAGGGCCACCCTCTGCTGCACCGTAGATGCTGCAGCTCGAGGCGAACACGAAGTTCTTTACGCCGCGCTCCGCGGCCATTCGCGCAAGCGCGATGCTCGCACGTTCGTTGATCGCCTCGGTTACGC of the Bradyrhizobium sp. WSM1417 genome contains:
- the rfbC gene encoding dTDP-4-dehydrorhamnose 3,5-epimerase; amino-acid sequence: MKFHKTSLLGAYTIELDKRGDDRGFFARLFCQKEFDAAGAPMSAVQINNSLSAKAGTLRGMHYQLPPAAEIKVVRCVRGALYDAIIDIRPDSPTFGKWFGIELTAENRLMLLVPKGFAHGFLTLSDDTEAFYMVSEFYGPEQERGIRFDDPRFNIEWPNTPVEVSSKDRAWPDFSPTFHGTELLRGLT
- a CDS encoding NAD(P)-dependent oxidoreductase, coding for MRILITGPMGYVGPVLTRHLRKALPSAELIGFDSGYFAHNLTAAATLPETRLDRLHFGDIRRFPAELLDGVDAVVHLAAISNDPMGTEFESVTEAINERASIALARMAAERGVKNFVFASSCSIYGAAEGGPRREGDPLNPLTAYARSKVAMENALRSHNAGNMTVTCLRFATACGMSDRLRLDLVLNDFVANALASKEISVLSDGSPWRPLIDVSDMARAIEWAISRCADNGGDVLLVNVGSTNGNYQVKELAEVVAAELPGTKVSINRDAPPDKRSYQVDFSLFAKLAPSHVPATPIAQSVRNLCTGLATMNFSDRDFRDSALMRLRTLKGHIANERLTADLFWQ